The Argentina anserina chromosome 3, drPotAnse1.1, whole genome shotgun sequence genome includes a region encoding these proteins:
- the LOC126788242 gene encoding aspartic proteinase NANA, chloroplast-like, producing the protein MRGRTSSFLFIIFLLSVLNGILSVRSFLNDEPMKLELIHRNSLRDEMPKTQLELIQELQRHDLIRHQMISRRGQHHHHHISTGIRRFALEKASIAMPLSSAWDFGTGQYLVQIKVGTPSQRFLLIADTGSDLTWMRCKYGCGGKCGLKRAKLKKNKKKVFRPAQSSTFKTIPCSSDMCKFELDFSRKECPTPSSPCKYDYRYAENSGALGFFANETIRVPLTNGRRAKLNDVLIGCTETIEGPKEASIRAGDGILGLGLGKHSFVGKAASNLGDKFSYCLVDHMSHKNVSSYLTFGRLAEPAEQKNMIYTKLAFGGPKIGPFYAVNLAGISIEGKMLMIPDEVWTENRGGGTIVDSGTSLTFLSMPAYIPVMEELTRALSKYEKISLDAFEFCFNSTAYQESSVPRFAVHFADGAKFEPPVKSYVIDVAVQTKCLGFLSTLFPGTIVIGNIMQQNYLWEFDLREGKLGFAPSSCT; encoded by the exons ATGAGGGGAAGGACAAGCTCattcctcttcatcatcttcctgCTCTCTGTCCTTAATGGGATTCTCTCTGTTCGTTCCTTTCTCAACGATGAACCCATGAAATTGGAGCTCATTCACAGGAACTCTTTGCGTGACGAAATGCCGAAAACGCAGCTAGAACTCATCCAAGAGCTCCAGCGCCACGACCTCATTCGCCACCAGATGATCTCCCGCAGGGGGCAACACCACCATCATCACATTTCAACTGGCATAAGGAGATTTGCACTGGAAAAAGCCTCCATTGCAATGCCGTTGAGTTCGGCTTGGGATTTCGGTACGGGGCAGTACCTCGTTCAGATTAAAGTGGGAACACCATCACAGAGGTTCCTGTTGATTGCAGACACAGGGAGTGACTTGACATGGATGAGGTGCAAGTATGGATGCGGTGGGAAATGTGGGTTGAAAAGGGCAAagttgaagaagaacaagaagaaggtGTTTCGTCCCGCTCAATCTTCAACCTTCAAAACTATCCCTTGCTCATCTGATATGTGCAAGTTCGAGCTTGACTTTTCTCGCAAAGAATGTCCGACCCCATCAAGCCCTTGCAAATATGATTATAG GTACGCAGAAAACTCTGGTGCATTGGGATTCTTTGCGAATGAGACGATAAGAGTACCCCTTACGAATGGTAGGAGAGCAAAGCTGAATGATGTGCTAATTGGCTGCACAGAGACCATCGAGGGACCTAAAGAGGCAAGCATCCGGGCAGGTGATGGGATATTGGGTTTAGGGTTAGGGAAGCACTCATTCGTCGGAAAAGCTGCTTCAAACTTGGGTGACAAGTTTTCCTATTGCCTGGTTGATCACATGAGCCACAAGAATGTGTCAAGTTATCTCACATTTGGTAGACTTGCTGAACCCGCAGAGCAAAAGAACATGATTTACACAAAGCTTGCTTTCGGTGGCCCTAAAATCGGCCCATTTTACGCTGTGAACTTGGCGGGGATATCAATTGAGGGTAAAATGCTAATGATACCAGATGAAGTGTGGACTGAAAATCGTGGCGGTGGAACAATCGTTGATTCAGGCACAAGCCTCACATTTCTATCCATGCCAGCTTACATACCTGTCATGGAGGAATTGACAAGGGCTTTGTCCAAGTACGAGAAAATATCATTGGACGCATTCGAGTTCTGCTTCAACTCCACTGCTTACCAAGAGTCTTCGGTGCCTAGATTCGCAGTTCATTTTGCCGATGGAGCTAAATTTGAGCCCCCAGTGAAGAGCTATGTTATTGATGTTGCAGTACAGACAAAGTGTCTAGGGTTTCTGTCAACTTTGTTTCCTGGAACCATAGTTATTGGCAACATAATGCAGCAAAATTATTTGTGGGAATTCGATTTGCGGGAAGGTAAATTGGGATTTGCTCCTTCAAGTTGTACCTAG
- the LOC126786947 gene encoding aspartic proteinase NANA, chloroplast-like — MVSSQKFGQMMKGKTPSSFLFIVLLLSIVVINGDGSLFVNSNPSHDEDDSITFDLIHRESPKWPGNEDQPPKSQREIIKERHLRDIKRQQAKEVTYPLRKDGAGIKLKVESGADIELGGYLAEVYIGTPPRKLTLLLDTASDITWLNCKYDCNDCLHARHRDNFYGKHERYYTGEGKKSVRVFQADRSSTFKPVPCSTIQCRALREMGSVGFCPSPSAHCMYNMSYLGGDIAAGFFGEDIVRAPLTTTGRSLKLKHMVIGCTETVVKLNKVDGILALGFSVSSWADKASRNFGPKFSYCLMDFASHMNVTSHITFGPNNKVASHAPMIHTKFFLPNPGHYGVDVTGISVGGKMLDIPEEIWIYSNVTGGGTIIDLGSSNAWLSEPAYEAVMAEYRKVFSKYQKIITDPADIPFELCFKAPNIDYSSVPKLAYHFLDGAVFEPPVKNFVAETTPGNGETCVAIVKSNTYTGTLIGNVMMQNYLWEFDLEEQTVGFTPSKCA; from the exons ATGGTTTCATCCCAGAAATTTGGGCAAATGATGAAGGGGAAGACACCCAGTTCGTTCCTCTTCATCGTCTTATTGCTTTCCATCGTCGTCATCAATGGCGATGGGTCTCTCTTTGTTAACTCAAACCCTAGTCATGACGAAGATGATTCCATTACATTCGATTTAATCCACAGGGAGTCTCCCAAATGGCCTGGGAATGAAGACCAGCCTCCCAAAAGCCAAAGAGAAATCATCAAAGAGCGACACCTCCGTGACATTAAACGCCAGCAAGCGAAAGAGGTCACATACCCGCTACGAAAGGATGGCGCCGGTATCAAATTGAAGGTGGAGTCGGGTGCAGATATAGAACTTGGGGGCTACCTGGCGGAAGTTTACATCGGAACACCTCCCCGGAAATTGACGTTGCTTTTAGATACAGCGAGTGATATCACATGGCTCAATTGCAAATATGACTGTAACGATTGTCTTCATGCACGACATAGAGACAATTTTTATGGAAAACACGAACGATACTATACaggagaaggaaaaaaaagcgTCCGAGTATTTCAGGCCGATCGATCTTCGACTTTCAAGCCTGTACCGTGCAGTACTATTCAGTGCCGTGCGCTAAGGGAAATGGGGTCAGTGGGTTTCTGCCCTTCTCCATCTGCGCattgtatgtataatatgAG CTACTTGGGAGGGGATATTGCAGCAGGTTTCTTCGGCGAAGACATTGTAAGAGCACCCCTCACTACAACCGGGAGGTCTCTGAAGCTGAAACATATGGTCATTGGCTGCACAGAGACGGTCGTTAAGCTAAACAAAGTTGATGGCATATTGGCTTTAGGATTTTCCGTTAGCTCGTGGGCAGATAAAGCTAGTAGAAACTTCGGTCCCAAGTTCTCTTATTGCCTGATGGATTTTGCAAGCCACATGAACGTGACGAGTCATATCACATTTGGTCCCAACAATAAGGTTGCATCGCACGCCCCTATGATTCACACCAAATTTTTTCTGCCGAATCCTGGTCATTATGGCGTGGACGTAACCGGCATATCCGTTGGGGGGAAAATGCTAGACATACCAGAGGAAATATGGATATACAGTAACGTTACTGGTGGGGGGACAATCATCGATTTAGGTTCAAGCAATGCATGGCTGTCTGAGCCAGCTTACGAGGCTGTTATGGCTGAATACAGAAAGGTCTTCTCAAAAtatcaaaaaataataacagACCCGGCAGATATCCCATTTGAGTTATGCTTCAAGGCACCAAACATAGATTATTCTTCTGTGCCAAAACTCGCATATCATTTTTTAGATGGAGCTGTATTTGAGCCACCAGTGAAGAACTTCGTTGCTGAAACTACACCGGGGAACGGAGAAACATGTGTTGCCATTGTCAAGTCTAACACTTACACTGGCACTCTGATTGGCAACGTAATGATGCAAAACTACCTGTgggagtttgatttggaggaGCAGACAGTCGGTTTCACTCCTTCCAAATGCGCCTAG
- the LOC126785724 gene encoding YTH domain-containing protein ECT1 yields MAAPQFELHNPHPHQKTPKQEEGKEKEANPDVQSTESFQSNLALSKDGSSSDAASCISTAGDTTASVKKGDADVDADYESVASYPTTAYYGYSYPGSYDMENQGYYVGGSTGMEAQYPVMQADNGSFVYLMPGFQPGYDPYMQYLPMTTISSDGQYVGQQMYSPISPIYQSPINSPGYNIPSPLSYGELSPTTYLWDPSLIGDGTYGNGYNGVLETPTSKPNFSSPSHTHAPFSKSFTPPSGNAPSEAKSLGYGARNQPKSVNKASLHPPALQSEAAAKGYYSVANFPVYNQGTGGLMYPNNSLKANPKSWGVPEKLKTRSKANTTRDMNFFSEKNNGPRTTNPKGTLVSTSDKDNGKCDNTNSIIRKEQYNLPDFPTKYEQALFFVIKSYSEDDIHKSIKYNVWASTPNGNRRLDNAYQDAQENAAQKGCKCPVFLFFSVNASGQFCGVAEMVGRVDFNKNMDFWQQDKWNGYFPVKWHIIKDVPNPQLRHIILENNENKPVTNSRDTQEVKFVQGIEMLSIFKNHLSKTSILDDFDFYENRQKVMQEKRIRQSTPYYDLQHKIEKLTITASE; encoded by the exons ATGGCTGCTCCTCAATTTGAACTACACAACCCTCATCCTCATCAGAAAA CTCCCAAACAAGAAGAAGGGAAAGAAAAGGAAGCAAACCCAGATGTTCAATCCACAGAGTCCTTCCAATCCAATCTG GCTCTTAGCAAGGATGGAAGCTCATCTGATGCAGCATCTTGCATATCAACTGCAGGAGATACAACTGCTAGTGTGAAAAAAGGTGATGCAGATGTAGATGCAGATTATGAATCCGTGGCTTCCTATCCAACCACCGCCTATTATGGATATAGCTATCCAG GTAGTTATGATATGGAAAACCAAGGATACTATGTCGGTGGAAGTACCGGGATGGAAGCTCAATACCCT GTCATGCAAGCAGATAATGGCTCTTTTGTCTACTTGATGCCAGGATTTCAGCCTGGCTATGATCCGTACATGCAATACCTGCCCATGACTACAATCAGTAGTGATGGACAATATGTTGGTCAGCAAATGTATTCACCGATCAGCCCCATATACCAATCTCCTATCAATTCTCCTGGATATAATATTCCCTCTCCTCTTTCTTATGGGGAATTAAGCCCAACAACCTACTTGTGGGATCCTTCTCTTATCGGAGATGGAACATATGGAAATGGCTATAATGGAGTTTTAGAAACACCGACTTCTAAACCAAATTTCTCATCCCCTAGTCACACTCATGCTCCGTTCTCTAAATCGTTTACACCACCTTCAGGGAATGCTCCTTCTGAGGCTAAGAGCTTGGGCTACGGTGCACGAAATCAGCCAAAATCAGTAAACAAG GCCTCACTGCATCCTCCGGCTCTCCAATCAGAAGCAGCAGCCAAAGGGTACTATTCCGTTGCAAATTTTCCTGTCTATAACCAAGGGACAGGTGGTTTGATGTATCCAAACAATTCATTAAAAGCAAATCCAAAGAGTTGGGGTGTTCCTGAGAAGCTGAAAACAAGAAGTAAGGCTAATACTACTAgagatatgaatttttttagtgaaaagaacaatGGTCCCAGAACAACCAATCCTAAAGGCACCTTAGTCTCCACAAGTGACAAGGATAATGGAAAATGTGACAACACAAACTCTATTATCAGGAAGGAGCAGTACAACCTTCCTGACTTTCCAACCAAATATGAGCAGGCTCTTTTCTTTGTTATCAAATCTTACAGTGAAGATGATATTCATAAGAGCATTAAGTACAATGTATGGGCTAGTACTCCTAATGGCAATAGGAGGCTGGACAATGCTTACCAAGATGCACAAGAGAATGCAGCACAGAAAGGCTGCAAATGTCCTGTATTCCTCTTCTTTTCG GTTAATGCAAGTGGTCAGTTCTGTGGAGTAGCAGAGATGGTTGGCCGTGTTGATTTTAATAAGAACATGGATTTCTGGCAACAGGATAAGTGGAATGGTTATTTCCCAGTCAAGTGGCATATCATAAAAGATGTTCCAAATCCCCAGTTACGACATATAATACTTGAGAATAATGAAAACAAGCCTGTGACCAATAGTCGAGACACACAAGAG GTCAAATTCGTTCAGGGTATTGAAATGTTGAGCATTTTCAAAAATCATTTGTCAAAGACATCGATATTGGATGACTTTGATTTTTATGAAAACCGTCAGAAAGTGATGCAGGAGAAGAGGATCAGGCAGTCTACACCATACTATGATTTGCAG CACAAAATCGAAAAATTAACAATTACTGCTTCGGAGTAA